The following are encoded in a window of Streptomyces sp. 11x1 genomic DNA:
- a CDS encoding ABC-F family ATP-binding cassette domain-containing protein, which produces MSTPLSLTCASLSFAWPDGTLVFEDLQMAFGPGRTGLVGVNGSGKSTLLKLIAGELTPSDGTVRVAGEVGYLPQNVTLDTGLRVDEALGIATARAALHAIEAGDVAEEHFAAIGDDWDVEERALATLGGLGLGHVDLDRTIGEVSGGESVLLRLAALLLRRPDVLLLDEPTNNLDLYARRRLYDAVEAWSGVLVVVSHDRELLDLVDQIADLHSGEVTWYGGNFSAYEEALAVEQEAAERMVRVAETDLKKQKRELVDAQVKLARRKRFGQKMQDQKRVPKIVAHARKRAAQESAGKHRILHEERLAGARERLDEAVEAVRDEDEIRVELPYTAVPPGRTVLTLLDLELRYGARVTGGLDLRGPERIALVGRNGSGKTTLLRTIAGELEPVSGESRAHVPTRFLPQRLDVLDDRLTVAENVARFAPDATNNRIRARLARFLFRGARADQQAATLSGGERFRAALAALMLAEPAPQLLMLDEPTNNLDMASVRQLTTALEGYEGALIVASHDLPFLESIGITRWLLMEEGELRATTPEELWAD; this is translated from the coding sequence ATGTCTACTCCCCTTTCCCTCACCTGCGCCTCCCTGTCCTTCGCCTGGCCCGACGGCACCCTGGTCTTCGAGGATCTGCAGATGGCGTTCGGCCCCGGCCGGACCGGACTCGTCGGCGTCAACGGGTCGGGTAAATCAACCCTGTTGAAGCTGATCGCCGGTGAACTCACCCCGTCCGACGGCACCGTGCGGGTGGCCGGCGAGGTCGGCTACCTGCCGCAGAACGTCACGCTCGACACCGGCCTGAGAGTCGACGAGGCGCTCGGCATCGCCACCGCCCGCGCCGCGCTGCACGCCATCGAGGCCGGTGACGTGGCCGAGGAGCACTTCGCGGCGATCGGCGACGACTGGGACGTCGAGGAACGCGCACTGGCGACCCTCGGCGGGCTCGGGCTGGGCCACGTCGATCTGGACCGCACCATCGGCGAGGTCTCGGGCGGCGAGTCGGTGCTGCTGCGGCTGGCCGCGCTGCTGCTGCGCCGCCCCGACGTCCTCCTGCTGGACGAGCCGACCAACAACCTGGACCTGTACGCGCGGCGCAGGCTGTACGACGCGGTCGAGGCGTGGTCCGGGGTGCTGGTCGTGGTCAGCCACGACCGTGAACTCCTGGACCTGGTCGACCAGATCGCCGATCTGCACTCCGGCGAGGTCACCTGGTACGGCGGCAACTTCTCCGCGTACGAGGAGGCACTCGCCGTCGAACAGGAGGCGGCCGAAAGGATGGTGCGGGTCGCCGAGACGGATCTGAAGAAGCAGAAGCGCGAACTGGTCGACGCACAGGTCAAGTTGGCCCGGCGCAAGCGGTTCGGGCAGAAGATGCAGGACCAGAAGCGGGTGCCGAAGATCGTCGCGCACGCGCGCAAGCGGGCGGCCCAGGAGTCCGCCGGCAAGCACCGCATCCTGCACGAGGAGCGGCTCGCCGGGGCGAGGGAACGCCTCGACGAGGCGGTGGAGGCCGTACGGGACGAGGACGAGATCCGCGTCGAGCTGCCGTACACGGCCGTACCTCCGGGCCGTACCGTGCTCACCCTGCTGGACCTGGAACTGAGGTACGGAGCCCGGGTGACGGGCGGCCTCGATCTGCGCGGCCCGGAGCGGATCGCGTTGGTCGGCCGCAACGGCTCGGGCAAGACCACGCTGCTGCGGACCATCGCGGGCGAGCTGGAGCCGGTGAGCGGCGAGTCGAGGGCGCACGTCCCGACGCGGTTCCTGCCGCAGCGGCTCGACGTTCTCGACGACAGGCTGACGGTCGCCGAGAACGTGGCCCGGTTCGCGCCGGACGCGACCAACAACCGGATCCGGGCGCGCCTCGCCCGCTTCCTGTTCCGGGGCGCCCGGGCCGACCAGCAGGCAGCCACGCTCTCCGGCGGGGAGCGCTTCCGCGCCGCCCTGGCCGCCCTGATGCTCGCCGAGCCCGCCCCGCAGCTGCTGATGCTGGACGAGCCGACGAACAATCTCGACATGGCGAGCGTGCGACAGCTGACGACCGCGTTGGAGGGGTACGAGGGCGCACTGATCGTGGCCAGCCACGACCTGCCGTTCCTGGAGTCGATCGGGATCACACGGTGGCTGCTGATGGAGGAGGGAGAGCTGCGGGCGACCACCCCGGAGGAACTCTGGGCCGACTGA